A portion of the Brachionichthys hirsutus isolate HB-005 unplaced genomic scaffold, CSIRO-AGI_Bhir_v1 contig_1405, whole genome shotgun sequence genome contains these proteins:
- the LOC137912740 gene encoding four-jointed box protein 1-like codes for MRAVSANLFALLFLCALASVFYVWSALEDSLARRKRGFSAAPGGGSPHGGLPAEFSAKTFRALLAVPAAQRPRRLGAHNLTDQLVSVGNRDYHANRDDTRSARQEAAVTLMGPPVEGGIFWSEWLEELLPVGFKEEYTWAWQARARAERIVKLEPGCGRISNQLATFADGTKACVRYGINADQVQGEALTYYLAHLLGITNLPPLVLSRVSADSAQWSAVRARTGGLQWSDRAVVSLTEWVSNLTGVVTPAPLRQESSGLHPALRELWDKTPPELLELMQWTDLIAFDYLTANFDRLVSNLFSLQWDARVMERDTNNLLKTPRGDLVFIDNEAGLVHGFRVLNMWEKYHSAALDSVCVFRKRTARRVEELHRRRDSRRKLLELYRDSEPLSAELGFLSDEHAAVLQDRIDRLHKHILHCKGRYGQL; via the coding sequence ATGAGGGCTGTTTCAGCAAACTTATTCGCCCTGCTTTTCCTGTGCGCCCTTGCAAGTGTCTTCTACGTGTGGAGCGCGCTGGAGGACAGCTTGGCGCGTCGCAAGCGAGGCTTCTCTGCAGCGCCGGGCGGAGGCTCCCCCCACGGAGGACTTCCAGCGGAGTTCTCTGCCAAAACTTTCCGGGCTTTGCTCGCTGTCCCAGCGGCGCAGAGACCGCGCAGGCTTGGCGCGCACAATCTCACCGATCAGCTCGTCTCCGTGGGAAATCGCGATTACCACGCGAATAGGGATGACACGAGGTCAGCGCGGCAGGAGGCTGCGGTCACGCTGATGGGCCCCCCGGTGGAGGGAGGGATATTTTGGAGCGAGTGGCTGGAAGAGCTTCTGCCCGTGGGCTTCAAAGAGGAATATACTTGGGCATGGCAGGCGAGAGCTCGGGCAGAGCGCATCGTGAAACTGGAGCCGGGATGCGGCAGGATCTCCAATCAGCTCGCCACGTTCGCAGATGGGACCAAGGCGTGCGTGCGTTACGGCATAAACGCGGATCAGGTGCAAGGAGAAGCGCTGACGTATTACCTTGCTCATTTGTTGGGCATCACGAACCTGCCTCCTCTCGTGCTATCCCGGGTGAGCGCCGACAGCGCGCAGTGGTCGGCGGTGAGGGCGCGGACCGGCGGCTTGCAGTGGAGCGATCGGGCCGTGGTTTCTCTCACCGAGTGGGTCTCCAACCTCACGGGGGTCGTCACACCCGCGCCGCTCAGACAGGAGAGCAGTGGGCTCCACCCTGCGCTCCGGGAGCTCTGGGACAAGACGCCACCGGAGCTGCTCGAGCTGATGCAGTGGACCGACCTGATCGCGTTCGACTACCTGACGGCGAACTTCGACAGGCTCGTCAGCAACCTGTTCAGCCTGCAGTGGGACGCGCGCGTCATGGAGAGGGACACGAACAACCTGCTGAAGACGCCGCGCGGCGACCTCGTGTTCATCGACAACGAGGCCGGACTCGTGCACGGCTTTCGCGTGTTGAACATGTGGGAGAAATATCACAGCGCGGCGCTGGACTCGGTGTGCGTGTTCAGGAAACGGACCGCGCGACGCGTGGAGGAGCTGCACCGACGCAGAGACTccaggaggaagctgctggagctctACAGAGACAGCGAGCCTTTGTCTGCGGAAT